A section of the Candidatus Margulisiibacteriota bacterium genome encodes:
- a CDS encoding class I tRNA ligase family protein — protein MAPTYNHLEFEKKWQDKWDEAKIYKTAEDPAVPKNKRYYILDMFPYPSGAGLHVGHPEGYTASDILARFKRMNGFNVLHPMGWDAFGLPAENYAMKTGIQPAISTANNIKNFKRQIKSIGFCYDWDREINTTDPDYYKWTQWIFIQLFKKGLAYEATFPINWCPSCKTGLANEEVADGKCDRCGAEVGKKNLRQGMLKI, from the coding sequence ATGGCTCCTACATACAATCATCTGGAATTCGAAAAAAAATGGCAGGACAAGTGGGACGAAGCCAAAATTTATAAAACCGCAGAAGACCCTGCAGTTCCCAAGAATAAAAGATATTACATACTGGATATGTTTCCTTATCCATCTGGAGCGGGACTGCATGTAGGCCATCCGGAAGGCTATACAGCATCCGATATACTTGCCCGTTTTAAAAGAATGAACGGATTCAATGTTCTGCACCCGATGGGTTGGGACGCGTTTGGGCTTCCGGCCGAAAACTATGCCATGAAAACCGGGATACAACCCGCCATAAGTACAGCTAATAATATCAAAAATTTCAAAAGACAGATAAAAAGCATCGGTTTTTGTTATGACTGGGACAGGGAGATAAATACTACTGATCCTGATTATTATAAATGGACACAATGGATTTTTATTCAGCTCTTCAAAAAAGGTCTGGCTTATGAAGCCACATTTCCGATCAATTGGTGCCCATCATGTAAAACCGGATTAGCTAATGAAGAAGTAGCGGATGGTAAATGCGACAGATGTGGCGCAGAAGTCGGCAAAAAAAATCTCAGGCAGGGGATGCTTAAAATTA
- a CDS encoding S1 RNA-binding domain-containing protein: MDNELKGTKLGESKSAELYPGDNKKSYSSNDNPINMSLRGTLMGEESDFEKKLKASVEEATPKIEEKKVITQQIEVKKPAEADETESVPKLEAQFAVKQEEMVEPKPKKIEIKATNEEKSENDKNGKPADLYGMALKNYAVGDIIKGIILSIEKAGLFVDINYKCEGFVANEELSSEIPKSALKVGDTIYLSILQLETKEGYTLLSVKRAEWELSWKEAYQSYKLKETVEVTVVNAVKGGLVVNYKGLKGFIPSSLVNRDKNDSLNTLINKKMDACFVEVDKKRKKIIFSNKLSDKKDSRPANDPFETLEVGQVVKGKVTSIKDFGAFVNINGIEGLIHISELSWDRIDKVEDVLKVGDIIDVFVLGVDKENKKVSLGIKQLTPDPWEKVEEIYPIGSTVNGTISRITSFGAFVKLEHGLEGLIHISELSHKHVKNVEDVVQINQKIQVKVIRIIPEEQKIGLSLKQMLEEDEEEYYENAEVEAADEAEEIEEPAEDLEILDNVSEDKNEENLEEDSQENSTEDEK; this comes from the coding sequence ATGGATAATGAATTAAAAGGTACTAAACTTGGGGAATCCAAATCTGCCGAATTATATCCCGGTGATAACAAAAAATCTTATTCTAGCAATGATAATCCAATTAACATGTCGCTTCGTGGTACTCTCATGGGCGAAGAATCTGATTTTGAAAAAAAATTAAAAGCTTCTGTAGAAGAGGCAACACCGAAAATAGAAGAGAAAAAAGTAATCACTCAGCAAATTGAAGTTAAAAAACCTGCTGAGGCTGATGAAACAGAAAGCGTTCCAAAACTGGAAGCTCAATTTGCTGTAAAACAAGAAGAAATGGTAGAACCAAAACCAAAAAAAATAGAAATCAAAGCAACAAACGAAGAAAAATCGGAAAACGATAAAAATGGGAAGCCTGCCGATTTATATGGCATGGCTTTAAAAAATTATGCTGTTGGGGACATCATAAAAGGTATAATACTTTCAATTGAAAAAGCCGGTTTGTTCGTAGATATTAATTATAAATGCGAAGGATTTGTTGCCAATGAAGAATTAAGTTCGGAAATTCCCAAGTCTGCATTAAAAGTTGGAGATACTATTTATCTGTCCATTCTGCAATTGGAAACAAAAGAGGGTTACACTCTGCTTTCTGTTAAAAGAGCTGAATGGGAACTTTCCTGGAAAGAAGCGTATCAGTCATACAAACTCAAGGAAACCGTAGAGGTTACTGTTGTTAATGCGGTTAAAGGCGGTCTGGTTGTAAACTACAAAGGATTAAAAGGATTTATTCCTTCTTCACTTGTAAATCGTGATAAAAACGATTCTCTTAATACTTTAATAAATAAAAAAATGGATGCCTGCTTTGTAGAAGTCGATAAAAAAAGAAAAAAAATAATTTTTTCTAATAAATTATCAGATAAAAAAGACAGCAGACCTGCGAATGACCCTTTTGAAACCCTGGAAGTCGGTCAAGTTGTCAAAGGAAAAGTAACCAGCATAAAAGATTTCGGTGCTTTTGTAAACATAAACGGAATTGAAGGACTGATACATATATCTGAACTCAGCTGGGACAGAATTGATAAAGTTGAAGATGTACTAAAAGTTGGAGATATTATCGACGTTTTTGTGCTGGGAGTGGATAAAGAAAACAAAAAAGTATCCCTGGGCATTAAACAGCTTACCCCTGACCCCTGGGAAAAGGTAGAAGAAATTTACCCCATCGGCAGCACTGTAAATGGAACAATAAGCAGAATTACCTCCTTCGGAGCATTTGTCAAACTAGAGCACGGTTTGGAAGGACTCATTCATATTTCCGAACTAAGTCATAAACATGTAAAAAATGTTGAAGATGTTGTTCAAATCAACCAAAAAATACAAGTTAAGGTTATCCGTATAATTCCTGAAGAACAAAAAATTGGCCTCAGTTTAAAACAGATGCTGGAAGAAGATGAGGAAGAATACTATGAAAACGCTGAGGTAGAAGCCGCAGACGAAGCGGAAGAAATTGAAGAACCTGCGGAAGATTTGGAAATATTGGATAATGTTTCTGAAGACAAAAATGAAGAAAATTTAGAAGAAGATTCTCAGGAAAATTCGACTGAAGATGAAAAATAA
- the der gene encoding ribosome biogenesis GTPase Der — protein sequence MSIPTFLIVGRPNVGKSTLFNRLTGSKKSIVFDYPGVTRDLIFSYGHWENHNYLLVDSGGVFFDKTLDTDTVPSHLKDFQQIIEHKVKQAVVESDLIFFLVDARDGLTPYDKVISSYLQPWKNKVLLVVNKTDLTRTDSENATFYECGFETLLNVSATTSKGMDDLLEIAFKTLPDYNQGLNKLDNDNAIKVAIVGRPNVGKSSMINAILGQEKTIVSEIPGTTRDSTDHLKKHNKENYLFIDTAGLKKKSKNAKDIDFYSYIRTLRSLYECDIALLILDASEKITDQDKHIASLIEENRKCLLIIVNKWDLVPKESTITEKYTEYIYHQLQFIQYAPILYISAITKKRLDNIYEKIKTIFTESKKKIPQKQLNEFIKRYIKYSKNPAINSGRGKIYFIKQDKVKPFELNLYVNKSTYFNSAIIRHFITNFRKQFGFSGCPLSVQVKAVKDKKTRV from the coding sequence ATGTCGATACCTACTTTTCTTATTGTGGGCAGGCCCAATGTAGGCAAATCAACATTATTTAACCGTTTAACAGGTTCTAAAAAATCAATTGTCTTCGATTATCCTGGTGTTACCAGAGACCTGATCTTTTCATATGGGCATTGGGAAAATCACAACTATCTGCTGGTAGATAGCGGTGGTGTTTTTTTTGATAAGACCTTGGATACTGATACGGTTCCAAGTCACTTAAAAGACTTCCAACAGATTATCGAACATAAAGTTAAACAGGCGGTGGTCGAGTCCGACCTTATCTTCTTTCTTGTTGATGCCAGAGATGGACTGACTCCTTATGACAAAGTGATCAGCAGCTATTTACAACCATGGAAGAATAAAGTTCTGCTGGTAGTGAACAAAACCGATCTTACCAGAACAGATAGCGAAAACGCCACATTCTATGAATGCGGTTTTGAAACCTTGTTAAATGTAAGCGCCACAACATCCAAAGGCATGGACGACTTACTGGAAATAGCGTTTAAAACACTGCCGGATTACAATCAGGGATTAAACAAGCTGGATAATGACAATGCTATCAAAGTAGCTATTGTCGGCCGACCGAATGTAGGGAAATCTTCGATGATCAATGCCATACTTGGTCAGGAAAAAACCATAGTCAGCGAAATACCCGGCACTACAAGAGACAGCACAGACCATCTTAAGAAACATAATAAAGAAAATTATTTATTTATTGATACTGCCGGACTTAAGAAGAAATCAAAAAATGCCAAAGATATAGATTTTTACAGCTACATAAGAACTTTGCGTTCTTTGTATGAATGCGATATTGCTCTGCTGATTCTTGATGCTTCCGAAAAGATTACCGATCAGGATAAACACATCGCCAGTCTGATTGAAGAGAACAGGAAATGTCTGCTCATTATTGTTAACAAATGGGATCTTGTACCCAAAGAAAGTACAATTACTGAAAAATATACGGAATACATTTATCATCAGCTGCAATTTATTCAATACGCCCCTATTCTCTATATCTCGGCTATAACTAAAAAAAGACTTGATAATATTTATGAAAAAATTAAAACAATTTTTACGGAATCGAAAAAAAAGATACCTCAAAAACAGCTCAATGAATTTATCAAACGATATATCAAATACTCTAAAAATCCGGCTATAAATTCCGGAAGAGGGAAAATTTACTTTATTAAACAGGACAAAGTCAAACCTTTTGAACTGAACCTTTATGTAAATAAATCAACATATTTTAATTCAGCCATTATTCGCCATTTTATCACCAACTTCAGGAAACAATTCGGATTTTCCGGATGCCCGCTTTCAGTTCAAGTAAAAGCTGTAAAAGATAAAAAAACTAGAGTTTAA
- a CDS encoding cache domain-containing protein, translated as MIRKLKELYNKTILGKILFAILSVLCIFFVIVGLFFTINIKDIHKKEALISKSMENDAMDQERKRLKNLVETAYTTLDNFYNKSKDIRELEKKYQSRLKNVIDITYSGLETQYADYKSRGYSDSKIKPLLINYIKGLRYEGDQYIWINDLKPVMVMHPIKPEMNGMDLSDYKDPNGVYLFNDMVKICKEKGDGFVSYMWPKPGFDKPQPKLSYVKLFQPMGWVIGTGVYLDYTEEKNKQEALEVLKKMRYGENDYFWVNDMYPRMIMHPIKPEMDGQDLTEYKDPNGVLLFKEMVKVCQQKGDGFVSYMWPKPGFDKPQPKISYVKLFKPWNWIIGTGGYVNDIEATIKIRQDVINKQIHRIINVIDIALFLLILIFIAMIPIMKVLVGRITNPVKEIQNKMLELSNKNFVVDHIKVTTFDEIGQISESFNITLDALRKVLQEFKDSVTQVSGESVDLLESSQVSHGNINEMNNVIDENAKSAAEQTQNIKDATGLVNAIMEQVDALAGNAGKQQNSVKTTENEIKDFIENFKGIITMSDDIYNNSDNALKDAKSGQQIIQDTVLSIIEIQKVVLDNSKKMSELGKNSEKIGEIINTINDIASQTNLLALNAAIEAARAGEHGKGFAVVADEVRKLAERSAEATQEIDELLTGIKKEIGVSVATMENASGKVTRGVKFSEQSKEAIARIIGSVDDNVKKARDISVSSKNMTTKSDHVVSVLYNLLQIIEEGTILIENIQEAYKNIQGRMNNISTIAEAYSASTEEATASIHHINSFVRKTDESASSLMSLAQNLNSQVNEFKL; from the coding sequence ATGATCAGGAAATTGAAAGAATTATATAACAAAACAATATTAGGAAAAATTCTTTTTGCAATTCTCAGTGTACTTTGTATATTTTTTGTTATTGTTGGGCTTTTTTTCACAATTAACATTAAGGATATTCATAAAAAAGAGGCTTTGATTAGTAAGTCCATGGAAAATGACGCTATGGACCAGGAACGTAAGAGGCTGAAGAATCTGGTGGAAACAGCTTATACAACTCTGGATAATTTTTATAATAAATCAAAAGATATCAGGGAATTGGAAAAAAAGTATCAATCCAGATTAAAAAATGTAATTGATATTACGTATTCCGGGCTGGAAACACAATATGCGGATTACAAATCAAGAGGTTATTCAGATTCCAAAATAAAACCCTTGCTTATCAATTATATTAAAGGGTTGCGCTATGAAGGTGATCAATATATCTGGATCAACGATCTCAAGCCTGTTATGGTTATGCATCCGATAAAACCTGAAATGAACGGTATGGACCTTTCGGATTATAAGGACCCTAATGGTGTTTATTTATTTAATGATATGGTTAAGATTTGTAAAGAAAAAGGAGATGGCTTTGTTTCTTATATGTGGCCGAAACCGGGATTTGACAAACCTCAACCAAAACTGAGCTATGTAAAATTATTTCAACCGATGGGTTGGGTGATCGGGACTGGAGTTTATTTGGATTATACAGAAGAGAAAAACAAACAAGAGGCGCTGGAAGTACTAAAAAAGATGAGATATGGTGAAAATGATTACTTCTGGGTTAATGATATGTATCCCAGAATGATAATGCATCCTATTAAACCCGAAATGGATGGTCAGGATCTCACTGAATACAAAGATCCGAATGGTGTTTTATTATTCAAGGAAATGGTAAAGGTCTGTCAGCAAAAAGGTGACGGCTTTGTTTCTTACATGTGGCCGAAACCTGGATTTGATAAACCTCAACCGAAAATAAGCTATGTTAAATTATTCAAACCCTGGAACTGGATTATCGGTACAGGAGGATATGTAAATGATATTGAAGCAACTATTAAAATTCGCCAGGATGTTATCAATAAACAAATTCATAGGATTATTAATGTTATAGATATCGCCTTATTTTTATTAATATTAATTTTTATTGCCATGATCCCGATCATGAAGGTTTTAGTAGGCCGAATTACAAATCCGGTAAAAGAAATACAGAATAAAATGTTGGAATTATCCAATAAAAATTTTGTGGTAGATCATATAAAAGTTACAACTTTTGATGAAATAGGTCAAATTTCAGAGTCTTTTAACATTACTCTGGATGCTTTACGAAAAGTACTGCAGGAATTTAAAGATTCTGTAACTCAAGTAAGCGGTGAAAGTGTGGATCTTCTGGAGAGTTCTCAGGTAAGTCATGGCAATATAAATGAAATGAACAATGTAATAGATGAAAACGCTAAAAGCGCTGCTGAACAAACGCAGAATATCAAAGACGCAACCGGCCTTGTAAACGCAATCATGGAACAAGTTGATGCTTTAGCCGGAAATGCTGGAAAACAGCAAAATTCTGTAAAAACAACCGAAAATGAGATAAAGGATTTCATTGAAAATTTCAAAGGCATAATCACGATGTCCGATGACATTTATAATAACAGCGATAATGCGTTAAAAGATGCCAAGTCCGGTCAACAGATAATTCAGGATACGGTTTTATCGATTATTGAAATACAAAAAGTTGTTTTGGATAATTCCAAAAAAATGAGTGAATTGGGAAAAAATTCGGAAAAGATAGGTGAAATTATAAATACTATTAACGATATAGCATCACAGACAAATTTGTTAGCGTTGAATGCCGCAATAGAGGCGGCAAGAGCTGGTGAACATGGAAAAGGTTTCGCTGTGGTTGCTGATGAGGTGCGCAAGCTGGCGGAAAGGTCGGCAGAAGCCACACAGGAGATAGATGAATTACTTACTGGAATAAAAAAGGAAATCGGTGTTTCCGTTGCCACTATGGAAAACGCTTCCGGTAAGGTTACCAGGGGTGTAAAGTTTTCGGAACAATCCAAAGAAGCTATAGCACGTATTATAGGTTCTGTTGATGATAATGTGAAAAAAGCTAGGGATATTTCAGTCTCTTCAAAGAATATGACCACAAAAAGTGACCATGTTGTGAGTGTATTATACAATCTTTTGCAAATTATTGAAGAAGGTACGATCCTTATTGAAAATATTCAGGAAGCTTATAAGAATATTCAAGGTAGGATGAATAATATTTCCACGATTGCGGAAGCTTATTCAGCTTCTACTGAAGAAGCTACAGCATCCATACATCATATCAATTCATTTGTAAGAAAAACCGATGAAAGCGCTTCCTCGTTAATGAGCCTGGCGCAAAACCTGAATAGTCAGGTTAATGAATTTAAACTCTAG
- a CDS encoding S-layer homology domain-containing protein: MKKILTFLLVFTSLLFPVLKFKDVPNNYWGQAYLQEVMDMGVMTGYTDNTFRGEKTISRYDLAIVLAKYDRYIQNKLNLVLVKAGEQNDNNEDYLISQAATSKAETANKETDNEAIEDDIYDLKNDVKFLQQKIDSLKQKNTADFRFSLFHHTILNSNANDVFANNAKLSYQNDFLKFNILLSDVTANSNSTDLEIAMNGDLPLPFINNIGFSVSKGPGERINRYNEVVNGLSDRINLYTSFYMPLDLGLQFGSNNQNIFSLSSSFGFNMMEYGVELIWVKKYLFQDRLANLIKSNGILANKDLFTFNIKYKDTTFKSKWKLSSSPDNYYYIELRGSNVSFIDFYTIKLLSLGDNAYDTRFSDKYTDLGAVDTFMAPVENNSNYFSVRFEKIIEKLEGYTELSSKELNSINYYQANIGCYIPYNEIMKFQYEARYSTNSTNVRNFGILFGILLNI, encoded by the coding sequence ATGAAAAAAATACTGACATTTTTGTTGGTATTTACCAGCCTTCTTTTTCCGGTTTTAAAATTTAAAGATGTTCCAAATAATTACTGGGGCCAGGCTTATCTGCAGGAAGTCATGGACATGGGGGTTATGACTGGATATACCGATAATACATTTAGGGGTGAAAAAACAATCAGCCGCTATGACTTGGCAATTGTCCTTGCCAAGTATGATCGTTACATCCAGAATAAACTAAACCTGGTGCTCGTCAAAGCAGGTGAACAAAATGATAATAACGAAGATTATCTTATCAGTCAGGCCGCAACCTCCAAAGCAGAAACTGCAAATAAAGAAACTGACAATGAGGCAATTGAAGATGATATTTATGACCTGAAAAATGATGTCAAGTTTTTACAGCAGAAAATAGATTCACTAAAGCAAAAAAACACTGCTGACTTCAGGTTCTCATTATTTCATCATACTATTCTAAATAGTAATGCCAATGATGTGTTTGCCAATAATGCCAAACTTTCTTATCAAAATGATTTTTTAAAATTTAATATATTATTGAGTGATGTTACAGCGAATTCCAATTCTACAGACCTGGAAATTGCCATGAATGGTGATTTACCGTTGCCCTTCATAAATAACATTGGATTTAGTGTGAGCAAAGGACCAGGTGAAAGGATAAATCGTTATAATGAAGTAGTTAACGGTCTTTCTGACCGAATAAATCTATACACTTCTTTTTATATGCCATTAGATTTAGGATTGCAGTTCGGAAGCAATAATCAGAATATTTTTTCTTTGAGCAGTTCTTTCGGGTTTAACATGATGGAGTATGGTGTGGAACTAATCTGGGTTAAAAAGTATTTATTTCAGGACCGTCTGGCTAATTTGATAAAATCAAACGGTATACTAGCAAATAAGGACTTGTTTACTTTTAATATTAAATATAAAGATACAACATTTAAAAGCAAATGGAAACTGTCATCTTCTCCCGATAACTATTATTATATAGAACTAAGAGGTAGCAACGTTTCATTTATTGATTTCTATACGATAAAGTTATTGTCACTTGGAGACAACGCATATGATACACGATTTTCAGATAAATATACCGACCTTGGTGCTGTTGATACTTTTATGGCACCGGTTGAAAACAACAGCAATTATTTTTCAGTCAGGTTTGAAAAAATTATAGAAAAATTGGAAGGATATACCGAATTATCCAGCAAGGAACTGAATAGCATTAATTATTATCAAGCCAATATCGGGTGCTACATTCCTTACAACGAAATCATGAAATTTCAGTATGAAGCGAGGTACTCCACAAACTCAACAAACGTTAGAAATTTTGGTATTTTGTTTGGTATCCTTCTAAACATTTAA
- the ftsZ gene encoding cell division protein FtsZ codes for MKTELSQYTNIKVIGVGGGGNNAVNRMIAAGLDGVEFWALNTDSQSLHSSLAENILQIGKEITKGLGAGANPSIGSKAAEESLDEIKASIEGADMVFITAGMGGGTGTGASAIVAKVAKQAGALTVGVVTKPFRFEGPVRMRQADEGIKSLRDELDALIVIPNDKLLQVIEQTTSLKDAFMIADDVLLQGVQGISKLITNVGLINLDFADVKTIMKDAGSAMMGIGKSSGTHRAIEAAEAAISSPLLEESITGATGIILNIAGGEGLSLHEVHEAANVIYEAVDPNANVILGMVIDESLNEEVVVTVIATGFKPNEKKDTDIPEINIKKDSQSFDSRKEPTSIVKPFVSIVEEDKSPSVIQDVDNDPLEQDDLGDDDDDIIIPTFLRKRKV; via the coding sequence ATGAAAACAGAACTCAGTCAATATACAAATATCAAAGTTATTGGTGTTGGCGGAGGGGGAAATAACGCTGTTAACCGTATGATAGCTGCCGGGTTGGATGGAGTAGAGTTCTGGGCTTTAAATACAGACAGTCAGTCTTTACATAGTTCTCTTGCTGAAAATATTTTACAGATAGGTAAAGAAATAACCAAGGGATTAGGTGCAGGTGCAAATCCTTCTATCGGCTCCAAGGCAGCAGAAGAAAGCCTGGACGAGATTAAGGCATCTATAGAGGGTGCCGATATGGTTTTTATAACAGCTGGTATGGGTGGAGGTACTGGCACCGGAGCATCCGCAATTGTGGCCAAAGTGGCAAAACAAGCTGGCGCTCTAACAGTAGGTGTCGTCACCAAACCTTTTCGTTTTGAAGGCCCGGTTAGAATGAGACAGGCTGATGAAGGAATAAAATCTTTAAGAGATGAACTGGACGCATTAATTGTTATTCCCAATGACAAATTATTGCAGGTTATTGAGCAGACTACGTCATTAAAAGACGCGTTTATGATCGCGGATGATGTGTTGTTGCAGGGAGTACAAGGTATATCCAAACTGATTACAAATGTAGGATTGATCAATCTGGACTTTGCGGATGTTAAGACAATTATGAAAGACGCGGGGTCTGCAATGATGGGCATCGGCAAGAGTAGCGGTACGCATAGGGCCATTGAGGCAGCAGAAGCTGCTATTAGCAGCCCGTTGTTGGAAGAATCTATTACCGGAGCTACTGGAATTATCCTGAATATTGCCGGAGGTGAAGGGTTATCATTACATGAAGTTCATGAAGCTGCAAATGTAATCTATGAAGCTGTAGACCCCAACGCCAATGTTATACTGGGTATGGTTATTGATGAATCTTTAAATGAGGAAGTTGTGGTGACGGTTATTGCTACCGGATTTAAACCCAATGAGAAAAAAGATACCGATATTCCGGAAATCAATATCAAAAAGGATTCTCAATCTTTTGACAGCAGGAAAGAGCCGACCAGTATTGTAAAGCCCTTTGTTAGCATTGTGGAGGAAGACAAATCTCCGTCCGTGATACAGGACGTAGATAATGACCCTCTGGAACAGGATGATTTGGGTGATGATGACGATGATATCATTATTCCTACATTCCTCAGAAAAAGAAAAGTATAA
- a CDS encoding cell division FtsA domain-containing protein — MFSKLKKSINNFKEQLHSKRKMISQNILFGVDIGTSSVKIVMAELSGLHDFQIIDTVEIRYLNSMDKKKYDIDVIKNSLLTGFKRLENEYSLELKTKKCLVALPFNAYYSEVQRINLVIKENIVKYEHKLELINKARELCRKGAVLHTIPIRYFIDDQEIKDPVGKTCDVLSIDVFLISYDAYIHEQLKNMFKSISVNTGRFIAPPLAFINLFLNLNPKNRTEKSIVVDFGAESTYVYGINNGSLTFFYNFGLGSEMVTRDIAQVLNVPVTLAKRLKENYVDLTWDHYEEKKTMVEGRELDLSLLQQVAFSRFEEIIETVEKKIEADNILQNVETLILLGKGHPKGSALYLSNKWHLQEKSLETGYDSNISNTIGLLHYSVNNEIFLPHVSGNNKSLLSKAMVWIENLF; from the coding sequence ATGTTCAGCAAACTAAAAAAATCAATTAACAATTTCAAAGAACAGCTGCATTCTAAAAGAAAAATGATCTCCCAAAACATATTATTCGGTGTAGATATAGGGACTTCTTCGGTCAAAATAGTTATGGCTGAATTGTCCGGTCTTCATGATTTTCAGATAATAGATACAGTTGAAATCAGATACCTGAACAGCATGGATAAAAAAAAATATGATATTGATGTTATTAAAAATTCCTTGTTAACTGGTTTCAAGAGACTCGAAAATGAATATTCACTGGAACTGAAAACCAAAAAATGCCTGGTAGCTTTACCCTTCAATGCCTATTATAGCGAAGTACAGAGGATAAACCTGGTTATAAAAGAAAATATAGTCAAATATGAACATAAGCTGGAACTTATCAATAAAGCCAGGGAATTGTGCAGAAAAGGTGCGGTTCTGCACACGATACCGATAAGATATTTTATTGATGATCAGGAAATTAAAGACCCCGTCGGTAAAACCTGCGATGTATTGTCTATCGATGTTTTTTTAATATCATATGATGCTTATATTCATGAGCAGCTAAAAAATATGTTCAAAAGTATCTCTGTAAATACGGGCAGATTCATTGCGCCACCTTTGGCTTTTATTAACCTTTTCTTGAATTTGAACCCGAAAAATCGCACGGAGAAGTCTATTGTTGTTGATTTTGGAGCGGAATCAACTTATGTTTACGGTATTAATAACGGTTCTTTAACTTTTTTTTATAATTTTGGCCTGGGGAGCGAAATGGTAACCCGGGATATTGCCCAGGTATTAAATGTGCCGGTAACACTGGCTAAAAGACTAAAAGAGAACTATGTTGACCTTACCTGGGATCACTATGAGGAAAAGAAAACTATGGTGGAGGGTAGAGAATTGGATCTAAGTCTGCTTCAACAGGTAGCTTTTAGTCGGTTTGAAGAAATAATTGAGACTGTAGAAAAAAAAATAGAAGCAGACAATATCCTGCAAAATGTTGAGACTTTGATTTTACTAGGCAAGGGACACCCCAAAGGTTCAGCCCTTTATTTGAGTAATAAATGGCATTTACAGGAAAAAAGTCTCGAAACGGGTTATGATTCCAATATTAGTAATACCATCGGACTACTGCATTATTCTGTAAATAACGAAATTTTTTTGCCGCATGTATCGGGCAATAACAAAAGTTTGTTGTCCAAAGCGATGGTATGGATAGAAAATCTGTTTTGA
- a CDS encoding HAD-IIIA family hydrolase — protein MNIKINKSWSLFLDRDGVINKKLDNDYVKNWQEFKFLPYVKSSLAQLSQFFKYIIVFSNQQGIGKNLMTSKDLANIHKQMTAAICKAGGRIDKIYFCPHEASRNCLCRKPALGMALQAKEDFPDIDFRKSIMVGDSEIDMKFGKGLGSRTVFINKKQVASSADHVVKNLREFASLIIPKNSL, from the coding sequence ATGAATATAAAGATCAATAAATCCTGGAGTTTATTTTTAGACAGGGATGGAGTAATTAATAAAAAGCTGGATAACGATTATGTGAAAAATTGGCAAGAGTTTAAGTTTTTACCTTATGTTAAAAGCAGCCTTGCTCAATTATCCCAGTTTTTTAAGTATATCATTGTTTTTTCAAATCAACAGGGTATAGGTAAGAATTTAATGACTTCAAAAGATTTGGCTAACATACATAAACAGATGACTGCCGCCATTTGCAAAGCAGGAGGCAGAATCGATAAAATTTATTTTTGTCCCCATGAAGCTTCCAGAAATTGCTTATGCCGAAAACCTGCTCTCGGTATGGCCTTACAAGCAAAGGAAGATTTCCCGGATATCGATTTCAGAAAGTCAATTATGGTAGGTGATTCGGAAATTGACATGAAGTTCGGCAAGGGTCTGGGGAGCAGGACTGTTTTTATTAATAAGAAGCAGGTAGCATCATCAGCCGATCACGTTGTAAAAAATCTTAGAGAATTTGCATCATTGATAATCCCAAAAAATAGTTTGTAG